The Hymenobacter sp. 5317J-9 genome has a window encoding:
- a CDS encoding DUF4097 family beta strand repeat-containing protein, which produces MNKFLLLALAGALAAHTAQAQEYRTKLGGKDRKIVLEMSGSDVTVEGIDGNDLVIKGNGFEEAPKRAEGLRPIYNSAVDNTKIGLSVTQTDNTVRIVRASRKEADYVIQVPRNASVQFMQTNWNGGDVTVRDVAGDLELSVKNGDIKLTNVTGPVVANTVSGDIQVRFAPMRQGPSSISTVSGDVDVSMPSNTKSTLHLRSVSGEVYTDFDLSLGSKGDNMQHIGGQVVDGTINGGGNSVSLKTVSGDIFVRKAK; this is translated from the coding sequence ATGAACAAGTTCTTACTGCTCGCATTGGCGGGCGCACTGGCGGCCCACACGGCCCAGGCTCAAGAATACCGGACCAAACTCGGCGGCAAAGACCGCAAAATCGTGCTCGAAATGTCGGGCAGCGACGTGACCGTGGAAGGCATCGACGGCAACGACCTGGTGATAAAGGGCAACGGATTTGAGGAGGCGCCCAAGCGCGCCGAAGGCCTGCGGCCCATCTACAACTCGGCCGTCGACAATACCAAAATCGGCCTTTCGGTGACGCAGACCGACAACACGGTACGCATTGTGCGCGCTTCGCGCAAAGAGGCCGACTACGTGATTCAGGTGCCGCGTAACGCGTCGGTGCAGTTCATGCAAACCAACTGGAACGGTGGCGACGTGACCGTGCGCGATGTGGCCGGCGACCTGGAGCTGAGCGTGAAAAACGGCGACATCAAGCTCACCAACGTGACCGGGCCCGTGGTGGCCAACACCGTGAGCGGTGACATCCAGGTGCGGTTTGCGCCCATGCGTCAGGGCCCCAGTTCCATCTCGACGGTGAGCGGCGACGTGGACGTGAGCATGCCCTCGAACACCAAGTCCACGCTGCACCTGCGTTCGGTATCGGGCGAGGTGTATACCGACTTCGACCTGAGCCTCGGCAGCAAGGGCGACAACATGCAGCACATTGGCGGCCAGGTGGTGGACGGCACCATCAATGGCGGCGGTAATTCGGTGTCGCTCAAGACGGTGAGCGGCGACATTTTCGTCCGCAAAGCCAAGTAG
- a CDS encoding HEAT repeat domain-containing protein: MKTPELSACHELEALLPAYVERSLSAAEAERVAAHLPACPTCQLQVTQLRALSDDLDAALPEVPRTALRANFMAMLEQQKQLLKPEAPVATAPVQPEAKVVSMWPTALANTWMRVAASIVLIAAGVLLGRNLSWNSGSANSVATNSKPAPVELAQSMRQASASDRIQLVTNTSKQTEPGDPTVQVLLNTLNFDANPNVRLAACEALYRLRQDPQVREGLVHSLAIQTDPNVQITLIDMVVAMRVRRAVPQLEKLSKRPDALPVVRAQAEAGIGKLI, from the coding sequence ATGAAAACGCCCGAACTATCTGCCTGCCACGAGCTCGAAGCGCTGCTGCCGGCCTACGTCGAGCGCAGCCTGTCGGCCGCCGAGGCCGAGCGCGTGGCCGCCCATTTGCCCGCTTGCCCCACCTGCCAGCTGCAGGTAACCCAGCTCCGCGCTCTTTCCGACGACTTGGACGCAGCCCTGCCCGAAGTGCCCCGTACGGCATTGCGCGCCAATTTCATGGCCATGCTGGAGCAGCAAAAGCAGCTGCTGAAACCCGAAGCGCCGGTGGCGACGGCCCCGGTGCAGCCCGAGGCCAAGGTGGTATCGATGTGGCCCACCGCCCTGGCCAATACCTGGATGCGCGTGGCGGCCAGCATCGTGCTCATTGCCGCCGGTGTGCTGCTGGGCCGCAACCTGAGCTGGAACAGTGGCAGTGCTAATAGCGTGGCCACGAATAGCAAGCCGGCCCCCGTAGAGTTAGCCCAGTCCATGCGCCAAGCCTCGGCCAGCGACCGGATTCAGCTGGTGACCAACACCAGCAAGCAAACCGAGCCCGGCGACCCCACCGTGCAGGTGCTGCTCAACACGCTCAACTTCGACGCCAACCCCAACGTGCGGCTGGCCGCCTGCGAGGCCCTCTACCGCCTGCGCCAGGACCCGCAAGTGCGCGAAGGCCTGGTACACTCGCTCGCCATCCAAACCGACCCCAACGTGCAGATTACGCTGATTGATATGGTGGTGGCCATGCGCGTGCGCCGCGCCGTGCCCCAGCTCGAAAAGCTTTCCAAGCGTCCTGATGCCTTGCCGGTAGTGCGCGCCCAAGCCGAGGCCGGCATTGGCAAACTGATATAG
- a CDS encoding RNA polymerase sigma factor, translating into MTATSTSDEELMAAVRADDLDQLVPLFERYHGPLFNYLTRLTNDRETSEDLTQTVFERILKYRSSYQPTQPFKAWVYQMARNVHADNWQRQQKLRAADADVEDVERTGALRGAAFSQMRVNTHHDDLHEALSLLPTPQREILVLNRFQGFGYEEIGKLLGCTAEAARVKAHRALQALRKIYFAN; encoded by the coding sequence GTGACTGCCACGAGTACGAGCGACGAAGAACTGATGGCCGCCGTGCGCGCCGATGACCTGGACCAACTCGTGCCCTTGTTCGAGCGCTACCACGGGCCCTTGTTCAACTACCTCACCCGCCTCACCAACGACCGCGAAACCAGCGAAGACCTCACCCAAACCGTGTTCGAGCGCATCCTCAAATACCGCAGCAGCTACCAGCCCACCCAGCCCTTCAAGGCCTGGGTGTACCAGATGGCCCGCAACGTGCACGCCGACAACTGGCAGCGCCAGCAAAAGCTGCGCGCCGCCGATGCCGACGTGGAGGACGTGGAGCGCACCGGGGCCCTGCGCGGCGCGGCCTTCTCCCAAATGCGCGTGAACACCCATCACGACGACCTGCACGAGGCCCTGAGCCTGCTGCCCACTCCGCAGCGCGAAATCCTGGTGCTGAACCGCTTTCAGGGGTTCGGCTACGAGGAAATCGGGAAGCTGCTGGGCTGCACCGCCGAAGCCGCCCGGGTGAAAGCCCACCGTGCCCTGCAGGCGCTGCGCAAAATCTATTTCGCCAATTAA